One segment of Nostoc flagelliforme CCNUN1 DNA contains the following:
- a CDS encoding hybrid sensor histidine kinase/response regulator has protein sequence MAGKNIKVLLVEDNPGDVFLLQEFLKEVTTVVVDLMPVERLSEALNYLGKELFDVILLDLSLPDSQGLETFVIAHHQAKATPIIVLTGINDETLAIRAMQEGAQDYLVKGQVTGDLLVRSMRYAIERQRADNALRQSEERFRVALKNSPIFVYNQDCELRYTWVYNPSNGLTVEEMLGKQDLDIIPVEDAQRLTTIKRGVLTTGIGTREEVSITIKDTTRYYDLTVEPLRNESQEVVGVTCASIDISERQAALRDRKLAEEKIREQAALLDVTTDAICLRDLNNEIIFWNKGAETLYGWQATEARGQNASELLYDEFSPEMEAALLQVVSKGKWQGELTKLTKTDKEILVASRWSLVCDEQGKPKSILTVDTDITDKKHLEAQLFRAQRLESIGTLASGIAHDLNNILTPILAGAQLLPLKFPDADERTRHLLEILEINARRGADLVKQVLSFARGVEGKRITLQLRHIIVELGKILKETFPKSIEISTDVPQDLWMVSGDSTQLHQVLMNLCVNARDAMANGGSLSISAENLLIDENYARMNLEAKEGPYTVITVSDTGAGISREILDRIFEPFFTTKDVGQGTGLGLSTVLGIVKSHGGFVNVYSEPGSGTSFKVYLPAVGGMETLTPEELPPQTGHGELILVVDDETAIQEITRTSLEAHNYKTLIASDGIEAIALYAKNRDKISAVLMDIMLPSLDGLTAIRTLRKINPQVRIIASSGLMSDNKLSAVAAIGVNTFLSKPYTVNELLLSLHKVLS, from the coding sequence TTGTCATCGCTCACCATCAAGCAAAAGCCACTCCGATAATTGTGCTGACGGGTATAAACGACGAAACCCTCGCAATTAGGGCAATGCAAGAAGGAGCGCAAGATTATTTGGTGAAAGGGCAAGTAACTGGCGACTTGCTGGTGCGCTCCATGCGTTATGCCATCGAACGGCAACGGGCAGACAACGCACTGCGACAGAGCGAGGAACGATTTCGGGTAGCCCTGAAAAATTCTCCCATCTTCGTCTACAACCAAGATTGCGAGTTACGGTACACCTGGGTTTACAATCCCTCCAATGGATTGACTGTTGAAGAAATGTTGGGCAAACAAGACTTGGATATTATCCCAGTTGAAGATGCTCAACGTCTCACCACAATTAAACGTGGAGTATTAACCACTGGCATAGGAACGCGAGAGGAAGTATCAATAACAATCAAAGATACAACTCGATATTACGATTTGACAGTTGAGCCATTGCGGAATGAGTCGCAAGAAGTTGTTGGCGTCACATGCGCCAGTATTGATATTAGCGAACGACAAGCCGCACTACGCGATCGCAAATTGGCAGAAGAAAAAATCCGCGAACAAGCAGCATTACTTGATGTCACCACAGATGCTATTTGCCTGCGAGATTTAAACAATGAAATTATCTTCTGGAACAAAGGTGCAGAAACACTTTACGGCTGGCAAGCGACAGAAGCTCGTGGCCAAAATGCTAGTGAGCTTTTGTATGACGAATTTTCACCAGAAATGGAAGCGGCTTTATTACAAGTTGTTAGTAAAGGAAAGTGGCAGGGCGAGTTAACTAAACTTACCAAAACTGACAAGGAAATCCTTGTTGCTAGTCGCTGGAGTTTAGTGTGCGATGAACAAGGGAAACCCAAATCAATTCTCACCGTTGACACAGATATTACCGATAAAAAACACCTAGAAGCCCAATTGTTTCGCGCCCAACGCCTGGAAAGTATTGGCACTTTAGCTAGCGGCATTGCTCACGACCTCAACAATATCCTGACACCAATTTTGGCAGGAGCGCAATTGTTACCGCTCAAATTTCCTGATGCAGATGAGCGAACTCGCCATCTACTGGAAATTTTGGAAATCAACGCTAGACGCGGCGCTGATTTAGTCAAACAGGTGCTGTCCTTTGCGCGGGGTGTAGAAGGGAAGCGCATCACTTTGCAACTCAGACATATAATTGTGGAACTTGGCAAGATTCTCAAAGAGACATTTCCCAAATCCATAGAAATCAGCACTGATGTACCGCAGGATTTGTGGATGGTTTCTGGAGATAGCACCCAACTGCATCAAGTACTGATGAACCTCTGCGTTAACGCCCGTGATGCTATGGCCAATGGCGGTAGTTTGAGTATCTCTGCTGAGAATCTGTTGATTGACGAAAATTATGCCCGCATGAACCTAGAAGCCAAAGAGGGGCCTTACACAGTGATTACTGTCTCCGATACTGGAGCTGGGATTTCTAGAGAAATCTTAGATAGAATTTTCGAGCCATTTTTTACAACAAAAGATGTGGGACAAGGCACAGGGTTAGGACTTTCCACCGTGCTGGGGATCGTTAAAAGTCACGGAGGTTTTGTGAACGTCTACAGCGAACCGGGAAGTGGCACTAGCTTTAAAGTTTACTTACCAGCAGTGGGGGGAATGGAAACACTCACTCCAGAAGAATTGCCACCACAGACAGGACATGGAGAATTGATTTTGGTTGTGGATGATGAAACTGCCATTCAAGAGATTACAAGAACATCACTAGAAGCTCACAACTATAAAACCCTAATTGCCAGTGATGGCATTGAGGCGATCGCGCTGTACGCTAAAAATAGGGACAAAATTAGTGCTGTACTAATGGATATTATGCTGCCCTCCCTGGATGGTTTAACTGCCATCCGTACCCTGCGAAAAATCAACCCCCAAGTCAGAATTATTGCCAGCAGTGGACTTATGTCTGACAATAAGCTCAGTGCAGTAGCTGCTATTGGTGTGAATACGTTTTTGTCGAAGCCCTATACTGTCAACGAATTATTGCTTTCTTTACACAAAGTACTATCGTAA
- a CDS encoding FG-GAP repeat domain-containing protein: MPFDFNGDGRDDFIRQEKGAIAVDDILTAQVYLSNGNGTFSSQLLTDYTIQKGDFVNLIVGDYNGDGKDDFIRQEKGAIAVDDILTAQVYLSNGNGTFSSQLLTDYTIQKGDFVNLIVGDYNGDGKDDFIRQEKGAIAVDDILTAQVYLSNGNGTFSSQLLTDYTIQKGDFVNLIVGDYNGDGKDDFIRQEKGAIAVDDILTAQVYLSNGNGTFSSQLLTDYTIQKGDFVNLIVGDYNGDGKDDFIRQEKGAIAVDDILTAQVYLSNGNGTFSSQLLTDYTIQKGDFVNLIVGDYNGDGKDDFIRQEKGAIAADDILTAQVYLSNGNGTFSSQLLTDYTIQKGDFVNLIVGDYNGDGKDDFIRQEKGAIAADDILTAQVYLSNGNGTFSSQLLTDYTIMKGDFVNIIA, from the coding sequence ATGCCTTTTGATTTTAACGGTGACGGTAGAGATGACTTTATTCGCCAAGAGAAAGGTGCAATTGCTGTTGATGATATTCTCACAGCCCAAGTCTATCTCTCGAATGGAAATGGCACGTTTTCCAGCCAACTTTTGACTGATTACACAATCCAGAAAGGTGATTTTGTCAATTTGATTGTGGGAGACTATAACGGTGATGGTAAAGATGACTTTATTCGCCAAGAGAAAGGTGCAATTGCTGTTGATGATATTCTCACAGCCCAAGTCTATCTCTCGAATGGAAATGGCACGTTTTCCAGCCAACTTTTGACTGATTACACAATCCAGAAAGGTGATTTTGTCAATTTGATTGTGGGAGACTATAACGGTGATGGTAAAGATGACTTTATTCGCCAAGAGAAAGGTGCAATTGCTGTTGATGATATTCTCACAGCCCAAGTCTATCTCTCGAATGGAAATGGCACGTTTTCCAGCCAACTTTTGACTGATTACACAATCCAAAAAGGTGATTTTGTCAATTTGATTGTGGGAGACTATAACGGTGATGGTAAAGATGACTTTATTCGCCAAGAGAAAGGTGCAATTGCTGTTGATGATATTCTCACAGCCCAAGTCTATCTCTCGAATGGAAATGGCACGTTTTCCAGCCAACTTTTGACTGATTACACAATCCAAAAAGGTGATTTTGTCAATTTGATTGTGGGAGACTATAACGGTGATGGTAAAGATGACTTTATTCGCCAAGAGAAAGGTGCAATTGCTGTTGATGATATTCTCACAGCCCAAGTCTATCTCTCGAATGGAAATGGCACGTTTTCCAGCCAACTTTTGACTGATTACACAATCCAGAAAGGTGATTTTGTCAATTTGATTGTGGGAGACTATAACGGTGATGGTAAAGATGACTTTATTCGCCAAGAGAAAGGTGCAATTGCTGCTGATGATATTCTCACAGCCCAAGTCTATCTCTCGAATGGAAATGGCACATTTTCCAGCCAACTTTTGACTGATTATACAATCCAGAAAGGTGATTTTGTCAATTTGATTGTGGGAGACTATAACGGTGATGGTAAAGATGACTTTATTCGCCAAGAGAAAGGTGCAATTGCTGCTGATGATATTCTCACAGCCCAAGTCTATCTCTCGAATGGAAATGGCACATTTTCCAGCCAACTTTTGACTGATTATACAATCATGAAAGGTGATTTTGTCAATATCATTGCTTAA
- the ychF gene encoding redox-regulated ATPase YchF, translated as MLRAGIVGLPNVGKSTLFNAVVANAKAEAANFPFCTIEPNVGVVAVPDERLNVLAKIASSAQTIPARVEFVDIAGLVKGASQGEGLGNQFLSHIREVDAIVHVVRCFENDDIIHVAGSVDPARDIEIINIELGLSDLAQIERRIDRTRKLARTSKDAQFEITVLEKLAAALNEGKSVRQVSLNEEETEIIKGLELLTYKPIIYAANVSEDELATGNHFVETVRQIAATENAQVVIVSAQVEAELVELPESDKADFLASLGVEEGGLKSLIRATYMLLGLRTYFTCGPKETRAWTINAGMSAPQAAGVIHSDFERGFIRAETVAYKDLVTTGSMNAAKEKGLVRSEGKEYVVQEGDVMLFRFNV; from the coding sequence ATGCTAAGAGCCGGAATTGTCGGACTTCCCAACGTCGGAAAATCTACTTTATTTAATGCTGTAGTTGCTAATGCCAAAGCAGAAGCAGCTAACTTCCCTTTTTGCACGATTGAACCGAATGTCGGCGTTGTCGCAGTACCGGATGAACGGTTAAATGTTCTTGCTAAGATTGCCAGTTCGGCACAAACTATCCCGGCACGGGTTGAATTTGTAGATATCGCCGGTTTGGTTAAAGGTGCAAGTCAGGGTGAGGGACTAGGGAATCAATTCCTGTCTCACATCCGGGAAGTTGATGCAATCGTCCATGTGGTACGTTGTTTTGAGAATGACGATATTATCCACGTTGCTGGTTCTGTTGACCCAGCGCGAGATATTGAAATCATTAATATAGAACTGGGTTTATCAGATTTAGCACAAATTGAGCGGCGAATTGACCGTACTCGTAAACTAGCTCGTACCAGCAAAGATGCACAGTTTGAAATCACAGTCTTAGAAAAATTAGCTGCGGCTTTAAATGAAGGTAAATCGGTGCGTCAGGTAAGCTTGAATGAAGAAGAAACAGAAATTATTAAAGGATTAGAACTGCTCACTTATAAACCGATTATTTACGCCGCGAATGTATCTGAGGATGAGTTGGCAACTGGTAATCATTTTGTGGAAACAGTGCGGCAAATTGCAGCGACAGAAAATGCTCAAGTTGTGATAGTTTCGGCTCAAGTTGAAGCTGAATTAGTGGAATTACCAGAGTCAGATAAAGCTGATTTCCTCGCGTCTTTAGGTGTGGAAGAAGGCGGTTTGAAATCATTGATTCGGGCAACTTACATGCTTTTAGGCTTGCGGACATATTTCACTTGTGGCCCCAAAGAAACCCGCGCTTGGACAATTAATGCTGGAATGTCTGCACCTCAAGCTGCTGGTGTAATCCACAGTGATTTTGAGCGGGGATTTATTCGCGCCGAAACTGTTGCTTATAAAGATTTGGTAACAACTGGTTCGATGAATGCTGCGAAGGAGAAAGGGTTGGTTCGCAGTGAAGGGAAAGAGTATGTAGTGCAGGAAGGGGATGTAATGTTGTTCCGATTTAATGTGTAG
- the yidD gene encoding membrane protein insertion efficiency factor YidD gives MKLLFIWLIRGYRMFISPLFLPTCRFQPTCSMYAIEAIERFGVLRGSWMATRRILRCHPFHPGGYDPVPEVVEKVKEE, from the coding sequence ATGAAATTATTATTTATTTGGCTGATTCGGGGCTACCGAATGTTTATCTCGCCGTTGTTTCTCCCAACTTGTCGCTTTCAACCAACTTGTTCGATGTATGCTATTGAAGCTATTGAACGGTTTGGAGTGTTGCGTGGTAGCTGGATGGCAACTCGGCGGATTTTGCGCTGTCATCCGTTTCATCCAGGTGGTTACGATCCAGTGCCAGAGGTGGTGGAAAAGGTTAAGGAGGAGTAG